A stretch of Leucobacter aridicollis DNA encodes these proteins:
- a CDS encoding GNAT family N-acetyltransferase: MAEPVSPLIRDYTEADAAAALTIFTDAIMETAAADYSAEQLRAWARPGERDLTSWHGAMSERNSFVAVAAGSVVGFSDVTGDGFIDMLFVAPAWGGRGVARALLAEALVRARVAGAHELTADASITARPVFERLGFEMYRRQEIVREGVALANFHMRKAVRADSGIA, from the coding sequence ATGGCTGAACCTGTTTCCCCGCTCATCCGCGACTACACCGAGGCCGACGCCGCGGCAGCCCTCACGATCTTCACTGACGCGATCATGGAGACTGCGGCAGCGGACTACTCAGCGGAGCAGCTCAGGGCGTGGGCGAGACCTGGTGAGCGCGACCTCACCAGCTGGCACGGCGCCATGTCAGAGCGCAACAGCTTCGTCGCGGTCGCGGCGGGGAGCGTCGTGGGTTTCTCGGACGTGACCGGTGATGGCTTCATCGACATGCTGTTTGTTGCCCCGGCCTGGGGCGGTCGCGGAGTCGCGCGCGCCCTGCTCGCCGAGGCCCTGGTCCGAGCCCGGGTCGCGGGAGCACACGAGCTCACCGCCGACGCGAGCATCACGGCAAGGCCGGTGTTCGAACGCCTCGGCTTCGAAATGTACCGTCGACAGGAGATTGTGCGGGAGGGCGTTGCGCTCGCGAACTTCCACATGCGCAAGGCTGTCCGCGCAGATTCGGGCATCGCCTGA